AACATATGAAGATTGGTTACACGGTATACTTTCATGTtggttgtgtttctttgaagcCAGAGACACTCTTATACCTGCAGGCACAGCGGGTTCAGAGATCTACACAACAAATCCCCAGCTGCCACAGACTGGGTTTCATGAATAAAACAGATAGAAAATTGGAAATGCTGGTGACCTCACTGTTTGatctgtttcctttttttaaagcctgGGGTATTTTCTGAGGAACCGTAAAAAGTTTCAGTGATACTGTACTTCCTTGTTTACTCACCTCATTCTTCCACTAAGTGACTTTGGCTTTGAGCATCCAGTCAGGGTCCAGGGGTTTAGTTACTATTTGACTAAAGGTTAAAGGTTGTTATAGTGCTGGAGCTGGATGCACTGAGACCACCACCTCAGGAGCCGACTCACGGAATTCAACCTGACTGAAATTAGATCTACTAAAATGTCTTTGTAAAACATGACATCCAGATGGATGCTGGATGGTGGGTGTAATGTGCATTTGGATGTGAAAAAAAGGTTGTAGATGTCTGTGCCAGCTCTGCCTGCAGGTCCAAACTCTGGCGTGAGCGACATTAATCCcgcacagtgacacagtgagagcaCTATCATGAGCTGAGGTCTGATGTATTGCCCCAGGTCCTAAACATTGTTGCTGACCATAACTTCTACTTTTCAAATGTGTAAAGGTGGACCATGTGCCATGTCATGAAGTATCTCCCATCAGGTGGTTTCAGAAACAGGATATTAAATAATTGAGTATTTGGACAGATCCCCACCACGTCTGTGTTATAGGATGAAGAAAACAATACAATCTGACAGAAATAATCAGTGAAAGACACCTGATCTGCCGTATTCTCTGTTCATCCTTCAAAACTGCTTCAACTTTAATTCAATATGAGGCCAGTTTAGATCCATTTTAACTTCCTTGTCTTGACCCCCTGAACAGAAATATCTATCTCTTCGGTTTTAAAGTGAGCTTTGGGTCAGAGATCAACATTTAAAGGAGGTCCCTGGCTGAAAGGTTCATTCAGTGAATCAGTATTGAACAGTTCAGTGAGAGcatatgcctttttttattatgatatGACAGCATATGGAATTCCAGCTTCAGCACATCCATCAAGCCTTCATTTGGCAAGCATTGTGATGACACTTGGCCAGaagttaataataatagaaattgTGATTCCAGCATTGGCAATAACTGTCTACACTACTACGCAACCCAAAAAAGGAAGACAGATTTATCAAAAAGAGAGTCTGACAATATCTGCGACGCAtttcagagatggagagaacatGTTAGAACATGCTAAAGCTCATGGCTGCAGCTGTGAACTCACGGCTCCATATCCAGTATTAGTGCGGATGCAGCCTTAATGTTGCCGGGTTCAGGTGTCTTAAAAGTACATCTTGCATTGTGCTTAATGGCACAAAGGTATTTTTTGTGGCACAAATTCTGTTGAAAAAGCCTGTATTATTTCAAGACTTGATGCAAATGAATATGCTCACACAATATCGTAATTTAATCATAATAATTCCAAATGCATTTTCCTCATTCAGTGTCATTAAAATGGAAAACCATCTTGTGAATGTAAACTAATTATTTTGGAGCAGCACATGCAGACGCATGAAGGCAGCTCTTGCAGGTGACACATGTCAGGCTGCAGTATATTCTGGGTCGTGCTGGGAAGCGACCGCAGACTGGGAAGCGATCGCAGACTGGGAAGCGATCGCAGACTGGGACAAGGTCCTGCAGGGGCCAGCCTGCCCCGTCTTACCTTGTTAACCCGGGCCGTTTGGCCTCCCATGCTGCGGCCTTAGCCACACAGATGGACATCGTCCTGACCCTTAGCGGCAGAGGTTGAAGGGATTAAAAGAAGAATAGGGGTGTCTGCCACCCAATGGTCTTAATGCTTTCtgttacattaaaacattgaaatttGAGTCAGATTTGATGATTTCAGAAATAGTTTTAAGCAACACATTAAATCTCAGTTAACAGTTATTTGCAGCTAAAGGACTTAAAGAAGTGTGTTATAGCTGTATGTTGGGAGTCAGGACAGTGGAAGTAgatgcaaaaaaacaatgtggTGTAAAGTTAGTTTGGGGATTGTCGGATGATGTAATCGGTAAAGAAACCATCCTTCAGTCTATTAGCATCCATCCATTGAATTTCTACAAAATCCAGccatattgattattgatctgaAGTAGacccatcatcaccatcactcCTTACGAGGCATGAGTATTACCTAGTGGGCATTAAAGAGCAATAATGTtactgaaaatgaaataaacattttatacaaatgaaaaaataaataaatcactgtaAACGCTCTCACGTTATCCCGTGACCCTTGGATAGAAAGAGATAAGCAACAAGGGTTCTTTGGGGTTCACAAAAGCTCTTTTATTGCTtatcgcacacaaacactgtacTTCCGCAGTCTTGTCGCGCCGCGGCCCTCTTTCCCGTCactactgctccttttgagggaaaaacagacacacacacacacacacacacacacacacacacactcactcattaaCCGAAGctaggctgattaaccctcaccccagctgaggttgattagacctgtcccgacactgttccctgaaccacatccccgctccacccactctgcagctgagcctaaccacaccccacaaTCACATTTTATGCTTTATTTAAAACCTTGTAAGACAAGgtttaaacaaacaatacatttcagtggaaaaccttttcttcttttttttaaactttatagTGTTTATACTTACATACACATGTTTTACTTCAAGAATACAATTCATTCTTGAGCAGGACTTTTCCAGTTTTACTTTTGATATTTCTTCCATTCTTTGGTCATCATTGtgaataaaagcacattttgtGCATATCATTTCTTCCACTCTAAATCcacattttaaacatattgCACACAACCGTATCTTACATGTTAAGTATCTGTCTAATGAATGAGTCTGTAATTTCATCAGTCTCCTGTTACTTGAAGTGTAGTTAACCTCAAAATCTGTCACCCCCCAAACAAATATCACATTGTTTGGCCTCCATGTTTTTCCCCCTTGGAGTCTTTCCACACATTTGAAGGAAGAGCAGCTCCCATCTCCGCAGTGTCTCTGATCTCGGGAGACTTCATTGTTACCTTTGACACAGTAACATGGTTATTTCTCATTAACTGTAATCCATCCAGTCAAATACACACAATGTGTAACCTCTCTTTTGAAGATTTGTAGAAAATGTACTCCTCTTCCGGCATAGTCTTACTAAAAGGAGTCTGTCCGTCTCCTGGCAAACACTGCCGACATGGTTTTCACTATGCCCCTGAACCCCAGAGGCCTCTTTGAGGTCAGCTTGGCGTCCTTCATTCTGTCCACCAGTCCGTGAAACACCATGAGCACGCTGTGGTAGTTCTCAGCCGCCGACACCTCGTAGAAGTGGCAGTCCGTGTTGAGCGCCAGCAGCCGGCCTTCCTCGCTCAGGACTGTCCGTCTGTGGTGCAGGTCCCTCTTGTTACCCACAATCACTATGGGCACTTTATCTGCACTCAGGTAGTCTTTCGTGGACTTGATGGTCTGAATGAGCCTGCTGACCGAGTTGAAACTGGCCCTGTCGCAGATGCTGTAGACGAGAACGTAGCCGTCTGCCCATTGGACCTTCTTCTCAAAGAGTGAGGTCTCCACATCCTGCAATAATAAGATCATTTAAGTTCGTGGCGAAAAGTAACATTATACATTTCCACAAACTGCAAAGAGACCTGTAGTTTACTTGAGTTTTACATTTATACTTCTACACCACTTTCAAACACaaataatgtacttttactgcactaCAGCTTTaattagttactttgcagattaggAGTTTAGACACAATTTTATGATCATCTTCTAAATGGTGaacaaatattttatataaaactaCCCAAAAGTAGAGTTTAACATAAAGAACACTATGAAATGAATTACAGGCTATTATTAGGGACATTTTATGTAACTTTATacttaaataacatttttaaatgaagtatATTTTACATTGGAACACTTCAACTTTTACTCAATTTGAGGAATACTTCATCTTGTTAGAAGAATAAAGCAGCATtaataagataataaataatttatcgCAACTGTCAGATAGTTATTATATCTCTCCTCACCTCAGAATAAGGTGAATCCCAAATATTGAGAGTGAATTCCCTCCCAAAACTGTGACTGTAGATGGATTCTGCAAGATAAAAGTTCAGTGAATGGAAAGTTAGATGAAGCTAAAATGCTACATTGCACCGACGTTAGTAAAACAGAAACTTACCAATATCTCCATACTCTCCGATGAATCTCCGAGTTAAGAGACGCACAGTAATCGCTGGAAAACAACAATATGTCATGCATATGCACCAGAaggatatacacacacacacacacacatatatatatatatatatatatatatatatatatatatatatatatatatatatatatatatatatatatgtgtgtatattacacatattacacatCTAACTATTTCTCCGCTGTTCTTACCTGATTTCCCGACGCTTTCTGTCCCCATAACAACAATGTTGGCATCCATTTTCGAAGAGACAACTGTGTGGAGCGTCTGAGCTCAACGTGAGCTGTCTTATAGGACACACGGGTGGGCGGagtaaagaaaaacacccaaaacaacaacagaagcagTTATTTCACCCACGTGGTCTCGCACACACGCCTGTCTATGGCAGGAACCCGCTGCAGGTGAATGAAAGTTAAAAAagttatatgaatatatatatatattttcttacaggcttgttttttgttatgaCTTTTTAGGAAAAATAAACTTAAGTACATCTACTCAACTAGGCCTACTTATGAACTCATTGTACTTCTACATTTTAGAGGAACATATTGCcctttttacatttatctgacagctacTTTGCAAATTATGATTTTACGCCCAAATCGTATATAATATGATTCATTGTTATAGTTTAAATTACCCAACAGCATATAAAATAGCTGCACCTCAATCAACTACAACATTAGTTGCTGTTTATACCTGAATGCATCAGATATTgatctaatataatatactCACAGgggtttacttttttatttatgtaacaTTTTGCTGACAGACTATTACTTAAGATATGTTTAATGCTGGACTTTTTACTTGTAAATTAGTATTTTTCTTactatataaatgtaaattaagtaCATTAGTATGTGTTTCACTATATTAATTAAAGTCACATCTTTGAACAATGAGTTTGTCTTTTAGATGACAAAAGTACATTGTGCCTCTCCATTTACAGTAATTAAAATACAAGCCGGGTTTAAACTGTGTTTATTAAATGATTTGGCatcagaaaacacaaataactATCGTCTAAGTATGAATCTGTGGAACAATGGATTTAAAGGTTGCAGGTTTTGAAGTTAAGGTTTCACCTTTATGTACCTTTAATCCAGTGAATGCTCTCTCATTGTTGCTGCAGCATTAACAGCCACCACAAGGGggaactagagctcaataaatGTCTTCCACAAACAGATTACTTTATTTTGCTTCAGAAAAGGCTGAGGccggtgtgtgagtgtgagtgtgagagtgattTGTCTTTATCTTTTCAAGCTTGACTTACTCCCCTGTGGGCTACACTTTCCTCTTTTAATCAGATTGTTCCCAATAACCTGGTTTCTTGTGTCCACGTTGTGATTGCTAATACTTCTGTGTATCAATCACCCAAGTCCAAGTCAGGCATCACTTTAAGATACATCTTTACTAATCATGTTTCTTGTCTTTTATTTACCTCTGATTTCTTCAACATTTGATATTGTTGTAGTCAGAAAAGCTCCTCGGAGTCAGCAGCCACTTCTTTaagctgcagcagtaaaaccaGATCACAGAAACCGTTCATATCATCTCTGATATTATTTCCTCTCTTATattgtggaaaaaaatattattctaAAACTGGAAACTCCATGAAGATATATTCAAATATGTGTCTGCTTCCGTTCTACATGCGATGGTTATGCCTGATTTTCGGGCATATATTTTACACATACAGTAATATGTGGAATAGCTTGAGCTTAACCCTCAGAGGTTCTGTTGGAGTTTACTGCAAACTCTGCAGTGTCCATTCAGTGTGTCATTAAATAAAGTGCTCATTACTTATTTTACTACTTGCATGTATGTTAATTAGAAATGTCTCAACGTGTATTTATGTTAATATGTGTACATAGTAGCTAAATGTTTATGCTCACCTCTGTTCTactttgttgttcttgttttttttttctgttacgGTATTGTGTGCGTAGGTATACATGGCCAATCAAGCCAATTCTGATTCTGAGTAATGTCCTTAATTGTTTGTTGGTGAATTAACTGTGAACGTAGTTATAATAGGGAACCTGATCAATTTGAAAGACTAGTTCACATGGCTTTTAAATTCTTGTATGTATCATTATGACAATATCAATAAAACAAGAGGTAAATAAGGCCATAATATACTTACACATATATAATTTAGTTATAagctaaatataataatataatttatcaTAATTGATATCAtgttaacaaaaaaacatgatataCATAGCCCCAATAATTAACGTGTATAAAACTATTCACAGTTCAGAGTATGAATGTCATGTTATAATGAAGTCACGTTGGTTTGTAATGCTGTGAGTTAACCAGTCACCACATTTTCTTACATCTATGACTTTTGCATCCTGACGTGTCTGTGAGAAATTCATCACAGACATCAGAAGCACATTACGTTTCCAGGTCAGCAAAGGTGCCAAATTCATGACAATTCATATTGTACAGCTGCAGAGATACTAAGATTGGCATATTATATGACCAAAACAGATACATTCATATTTCAGTAAGTTATTTTTTGTCTCCacaagaaatatttttttcttaaaagaTGCGCAACACAACAGTTTTAGCTTTAGAGAAGGACATTATTTACTTCCTTATAGCTgtgaaactgttttttttcactgCTCTTGTCAAAGCACCCTCCGCCAAAGAGAGAACattgtttaaaacaacaaacttcactgacatttcatttattcactgtgaataattaatgtaaatatgCCTTATTGCTGACGAGGGCGCTCATACGTCTGTGTTACAGTGAGTGGGGTGTAAGGAAACTGAACTTTAACTTCAGCAAACTATACAACCATTTCCAGCATGTGATGTGTAAATGAAGAGGAATGACGCAACATCAAACACTATTTTTAAAAGTGGAATCTTTAAGGATTTAATTTAAAGCAAAACATCTTTATCTGGCATGTTCCATAATGCATTTACATCCTTCAGTGAATTTAGTTTTAGGCGGTTTACTCATTTCAAAGAACTCAGGTATTACTGTAGGTATTAACATTATCATCAAACATATTTATCAGTACTTTGAAATGCAGATTTGTACAATAACTTAGAGGAATAAAGACACAAACCTCTGCAATACTCAGAAGTACAgtacttatatacttatatcccaacaaggttttttttttatcacggGAAGCTGCTTTGGATGTGTGTTCTCATGCAAATAAATCTTCTTAGGGACTTAACTTACTCTCACTGTATGTTTGGGATAATTCCACTTTTCCCTGTTTCTGGGCTGCAATAAGGAAATAAACTGAACACTATCCTCCCGATTAAAGACGTCAGATGGCCGGCCTTATTTAAATTTACACTTGATATGCAATTCTGTTTGAAATGTCCCACTTTATATGGAGAAGGatcaaactgaactgaactgaggCAATAGTACGAAGCTAAGCTTGTCAGTGATGTGCACACATTAAATTCACATTCATGTTCAGCCCATTTTTAAAACAACGAAGAAATATAAGTGTGTTGTATTGTAGGTTGCCGGTAAAAACATTCAGATTTTAGTGCTCAGTGTTTCTTACCTGTATTGGTTTAGTTGTAATTTGGCTGCATGTATTTACTCCATGCAAGTCATGCATTTGTGTATTCACTTGTCACTACACACAGTGACAAGTATTGCagtcaatactttttttttttttccctaaTAAGTTGATGTTCATGTAAAACACTGGTGTGCACACAGGCACATGTAAAGAAGGTTAAAGTGTTAATTTTGTTACTAAGTTATTtgagcagcagcaaaacaagctgtctacacaacaacattaacatATTGTCACTTTATAAAGTTGTCAAATGTGTCAAAAAACGTTAACcttcatttggagttgtgtttctggtcaCCTGATGAATGTTTTTTGTTCTACTTTTGGTCTCCGCCAACAAGGGAAATATTTGACTCTTTAATGGTTATATACTACACTATGTTCACCAGTTGCTAACTGTATCTGTTGTTGAGGGCTAAGCAGACACAATTGAAGGctataaaaccaaaacaagaagCTGAGCGACCTTAAAATGTTTGTAGGGCTCAGGGGAACTTCAGAGTTGGGGGATGTGGGTTCATCACAACAGGTGACCCCTTTCCCACTAGACGTATGAATCCTTGCTGTTAAAGACAACGAGTCTCCAGCCTTGCTAGCAGCTTTGGGATGTTGTACTTAGGTACAGCAGTGCGTTTAGCTAAATACTAACATTTGCTATTCAGTAAACACAAAAGTACAACCGAGGCTGATGGAAAGGTCATTGGCTTTGCATGTATTTGGAATTTGGAAAGTTATAACTATTCATCCTGAAGGGAACATGAATAaaccaaatgtcatggcaatccaccCAGTAGTTGTTGAGACTTTTCACTCACaatcacaaatgtcaacctGGTGGCACgagaagaaaagacagaggCTCGACAAACGGCAGCTGGGTTCATCTTCTGTGATCCATGAAtgactcttaaaaaaaaagaaatatcagacaattgttgagatatttcagtctggatcaaagtgGTGGAGTGACCGTCCGACAGAcactgctagcatggctaaaaacAGCTTTAAATATGTGCACACTGGACAAACTTTGTATCtgcattttgtaaaacaaagagagaatgAGAATAGAATATTTCTATCCTGAGGAGAAATCTATATTTGGACATCTgcagacaaagaaagaagacTTCAGTCCAAAGCAAAAGGATCATCTCTTCAGAGCTAATCAGTAGCTCGCAGCTGAGAAAACTGAAGGCATCCATCATCAGCAGCCACTTATGCACTGATGCTCTCATTAGACAGCTGTGATACAGGACTAGAGAAGAGGGAAGAGCATTCATTAGCATGTCATATCCCAGACAGGAAGGAAGCTTTCAGAATTacaggatgaggaagaagaccaGAGCACACTAGCCTTTATATAAAGACTGAAATACTTCTTCCTATCCTCTCTGCCAGCATTGGCAGcgacagaggaggaaagaggccTCTCCAAACAAAATCTAGCTGTAAAACTGCTGTAAAAGCCTTTAACAATGTCCTAAACTCTGTGTTTTAGTTTGCTTCTGATTGAAAATATAACAAGTTGGAGTATTTGTCCCTGATATTATCATTCTTAATCATATTAAAGATACAATTTAAatggcacacacatacagtactgACTCCAGTTTGCCAATGTcctcaatgaaaaaaaaatgttacggCTGAGTTTGCCAAGCGACCATATGTTTACATGTTGCTTTTAGTTTGGTTGCATTTGACTTCAAGAAGGGGTTGTGTGCTTACTGGGAAAAGTGCTGCCTGAATATTTCATGGTATAAATATGGTAAGTGGTTTGTAATGGTCCCTGGAGGCTCTTCAGAATTCCACATAATGTCCTCGCCATCTCTCCCATGTTTGTGCCCGAGGGCGAGAGAGCTGCTGAATGTTTTCTACACCTAAACCACTTTTTGTTAGAAATAATTACAGATGGAACAGCAcaacattcactttttttttacattattgcaCCTAAAAGCATGGCAGTTGATCAAAGAATGATTTTGAGGTAAGAAAATCCAAAATGTTTGTTGAAAACTTAATATCTCATTAAGAGCTGACCTAATCCATATTTTATTCAATGGAAAACTTAATCTGTAATGCGAAGGGGGTTGCTTGGAGAGATGAACTTGCATGTAATGGTCTAAAATCTCCATAAACTCTCTCAGTGTTTTGACATCTTTTAACccattattttggttttacagcAAGCATCTTTTGGGATTTGATTCCCTCTCACAGCTCTCATTAGCATCATTtacagcagctgttttcagccaAAGTGCTCTATTCACTGCATGCTGCAAGACACAGccactagctggtgaacatggtggagcaGTTCGTAGCTAAaaaggagaccaaaacagagctaaaagtgTAATAAAAGTGGCAAAAGGTAATCTGATGGCGACTCTAAATACATGATGACGTTGCTCCGGGTGTTTAACTAAGCAACTATGTTGTGTTTACTACAACAACAGCTTGCTGTGCTGCTCATTAATGGCTAAAACATAAAGCTGAGAAACATTTTGCTGTGGAGACTCGAAAGCGGTGGTAAAGTAATTTCCTAGAATGACATTCCCTGTAGATCAGATAATCATTTCAGAGGCAGGAAGGTTCATGCACACTGAGTAGCTTCCTgttcatttgcatacatttacTGTATGTAAATGTACTTACAACAGACTGGAGCTACCCCATTACTACTCCATGACTCTTTTCACTCAAGGTCTCTATTTGGCCATGTTTTGAGTCAGGATTGCAGAAAAGATTTGTTTAGTCTAGtcttgaaataataataaaaatgtctggATAGTGATTATAGCAAAatcacatatttaaatgtattaaactaGCGAAGCTGACACTACACTGATACTAGGAGTACCACTGAGCCAGGAAAGTCACGTGAATATCTTGTGCTGTGCTGAGCAAAATGTGCAAGTGAATTATCTCTTCAATTGCATGAAATCATCCTAACTCTGGACAGCCTCCAGTGACAGAGAGCCTTTTGGATGTGGTACCCAATTAGTCAGCTTTTCAACATGAATTATCAGCCCACCACATGCCAAACACCGACAATCAAAATGTCAGCGACTAAAATATCTCCCTTGCAAAAGGATCGATGAAATCTGCTGAGTGAAAGGATGAAGCCTACAAAACTGCTTCGCTGTTACTGTGGACTGTTTTgagctattttctttttaagacCATACTGCAGAGGTATGTGCTGGTTACGGTTTCTCATCAGGGTGGCTGTCAGATCTCGCCATGTGCATAATCCCACCCATCTTAAACGAAGCTTTGCTTAAACTTCCCCTTTAACTGCAGAATGGCAACATTTGATTTAGGAGACTTTTCCTACGTAGTTGGTAGTTGTAGCTGAGCCGCAGAAAGAAGGCTTTAATTAAAGGGATTATAGGCCTGTGGTAAGAAGtcacatgacaaaacacatacTTCTTGCACTAAAAGCTTTTTACCCATAAGCCTCTACTGTTAAAAGGGCCATTGTGTCGCATGTTGGGCACTACTCTATAAGCACAAAtgcaatataatattcataactgttttcattagtgtataatcacctaaAACTAAGAATTGTTCTACATTCACATCTACATCTGGAGGGGGTTGTCTTCATGGGGTCCGCCATGTtgctacagtagcccagaacagacaaaccaaacactggctctagtgAGAGCCTTTcattacctgaaggccaccgtagatCTCAAAAACACACCTGTGAAACTACATACAAAGAACTGGAGTTTTGACTTCTTCAAACGTCATTCTATACCACCAGACAtatgaataaacaaatatgaCATAAAAACATCCTGACTGTGCAAATGTCCCCTGAGGGCATGCAAAAGGAGTTTGGGCTCTGTAGTACATTGTGGTAAGAAATAATAGGAGGTATGTGATAGCCACTTcagctttctttcttctttttcttataCTTAACACATGATACACAGTGTAGAATAATCTTCTGATTAAGTGTTTAACAAACTAACTGAATGTTAGGGTTGGATCGGTTTGCCTTCAGCCATGTGACACCTCATTTCAATCCTTACAAAGCTAAAGAAAAATGAGGCTCATAAGGTCATACATGCTTTACATGAGTCAACAGTCCCAGTGCAGTCGCTCCAGGTTGTACATGTTCACGACCTCATGGTGGCTCAGCTCTGTGGTTTTTTGCTTTGGGAGCAAGTTGTTCCTGtttcaaatattattttgaCAGACAAATACAGGCTgatgtggaaaaaaagagagagtccTCTTGATGGTTCCCCAGGGCTATCTATTCTGTCCTTCCATTGTTTCCATCTCACCCCACTTGTAACTCAAAACTTTGTCCTGTGCATTCCCATGCTCAGCCAGCCAGCAGTGCTTCTTCGTCGCTCAGGCTTTGTTTAAATGTCATCAGACTCTCTGGTTCTAGTGGCTTTGCATTTTTCCTCCCAGTGAATGCATTCTTGTGTCACTCCCATGAAGCAGGT
Above is a genomic segment from Cyclopterus lumpus isolate fCycLum1 chromosome 6, fCycLum1.pri, whole genome shotgun sequence containing:
- the si:dkeyp-59c12.1 gene encoding ras-related and estrogen-regulated growth inhibitor-like protein, with amino-acid sequence MDANIVVMGTESVGKSAITVRLLTRRFIGEYGDIESIYSHSFGREFTLNIWDSPYSEDVETSLFEKKVQWADGYVLVYSICDRASFNSVSRLIQTIKSTKDYLSADKVPIVIVGNKRDLHHRRTVLSEEGRLLALNTDCHFYEVSAAENYHSVLMVFHGLVDRMKDAKLTSKRPLGFRGIVKTMSAVFARRRTDSF